A stretch of DNA from Flavobacteriaceae bacterium MAR_2009_75:
ATATCGCTTATGAACTGGGTAGGTCATTGGAATGGGATCCAGTGAAGGAAAAATTCAAAGGCGATTCTGAAGCCAATAAACTGTGTAAACGGAAGAACAGAAAATACGCCTAATAAAAAATGCGCCAATTGATGTTGGCGCATTTCTTTATTTAAAGGGTTTTGGTCAAGATTAACTATTGTACCAAGAATACATTTGGTTCAGCCCGTCTTGTAGTTCTATATTGTGTTTCCAGCCCAACCCATGTAGTTTGCTAACATCGGTCAGTTTTTTCATAGTGCCATCTGGTTTATCGGCATTGAACTGTAAGGCACCTTCAAAACCGACCATAGACTTTATCATTTCGGCCAACTCTTTAATCGAGACATCTTTACCTGTACCGATATTAATATGGGTATTGCGAATTTCTTTTTGACCCGATTCATAGGTGTCATCAAAATTGCGGTTTTGCATGATGAAAACACAAGCTTCAGCCATATCTTCAGACCAAAGAAACTCTCGCATGGGTTTACCACTGCCCCAAATTTCTACGGCGATTCCGTTTTCTTTGGCAACTATTCCATATTTACCCAACATAGTCTTGATTGCCGATTCGTCAGCGCTTCCATCAACAGATTCAATGGGTCTTGCGTTTAAATCTTTTCGAATAGTGGCCCAATCTTGGTTCTCTAATGCCTTGCCTAAATGCATTTTTCGAATTAAGGCAGGTAATACGTGTGATTTTTCTAAATCGAAGTTGTCATTCGGTCCGTAAAGATTGGTAGGCATTACTGAAATGAAATTGGTACCGTACTGCAAATTATAGCTCTCACAGAGTTTGATTCCTGCTATTTTTGCAATTGCATAAGGTTCATTGGTATACTCTAAGGTGTCCGTCAGAAGATAATCTTCTTTCATCGGCTGCGGACATTCCTTCGGATAAATACATGTACTTCCCAAGAACAACAATTTTTTTACCCCATTAAGATAGCTATGATGAACTACATTGTTCTGTATCATTAAATTGGCATAAATAAAATCTCCTCTATAGGTATTGTTTGCAACAATGCCTCCAACTTTGGCCGCAGCTAAGAAAACGTAATCCGGTTTTTCTTTTGCGAAAAAAGTAGCTACGGCATTGGCATCGACCAAATCAAGCTCAGAATGGGTTTTCAATACGAAATTTGAAAATCCTTGAGCCTTGAGTTGTTTTAAAATGGCGCTACCTACAAGACCTCTATGTCCGGCAATATAAATTTTGGAACTCTTATCCATCTTTTTTATTCGAAGTAGTTCATGATGCGATAGCCACCTTCTTTCAAATAAGTGTCTTTCTTCATCAATTTCAAATCACTTTGCATCATGTCTTTGACCAGATCGGCCAACTCATATTTAGGAATCCACCCCAATTTTGTGTTTGCTTTAGTTGGATCTCCAATCAATAAGTCTACTTCAGTCGGTCTAAAGTATCTTGGATCTACCGAAACAACTTCACTGCCTATTTCTAACTGGTAATCAGGGTTGTTGCAAGCTTTTACATAACCTCTTTCGTCAACACCTTCACCTTTAAATTCCACTTCGATTCCTGCTTCACCAAAACTCATTTTGACAAAATCACGAACCGTAGTCGTTTTTCCTGTAGCGATTACCCAATCTTCAGCTTCTTCAGCTTGAAGAATCATCCACATCATTCTAACATAGTCTTTTGCATGGCCCCAATCTCTTTTGGCATCTAAGTTACCCAAGTAAACCTTGTCTTGAAGGCCTAAAGCAATTTTAGAAGCGGCACGGGTAATTTTTCTGGTTACAAAAGTCTCCCCTCGAATAGGAGATTCGTGATTAAAAAGAATGCCGTTGCAAGCATACATACCGTAAGCTTCTCGGTAGTTCACTGTAATCCAATAGGCATACATTTTCGCAACCGCATAAGGGCTACGTGGATAAAACGGAGTAGTTTCAGACTGAGGAACCTCTTGAACCTTACCATAAAGTTCAGAAGTTGAAGCTTGATAAATTCTAGTCTTTTTTTCTAGACCTAAAAGTCTTACGGCATCCAAAATTCTAAGTGTTCCGATTCCATCGGCATTTGCTGTATATTCAGGAGTTTCAAACGACACGGCAACATGGCTCATAGCAGCCAAGTTGTAGATTTCATCGGGTTGTATTTCCTGAATCAGTCGAATAAGGTTGGTGCTATCGGTCATATCACCGTAATGCAAATGTAGATTGCGGTTTTCTACATGTGGATCTTGATATAGGTGATCAATTCTATCAGTATTGAAAAGAGAAGATCTTCGTTTTAGGCCATGTACTTGATAACCCTTTTTCAATAAAAATTCGGCCAAATAGGCTCCATCCTGACCTGTTATACCTGTAATCAAACACTTTTTCATTTGCTAAGAAGATTGGTTGTTTAAATTAATTGCACAAATATGAAGAATTAAATTATTAACAAAAAAAGTTGACTTCTGTATTTTAAATAAATTAAGGAATAGAAAATATGTCCCTTTGTTCATTAAGTATTTACACAAGATTAGAGAGTAAGACTAATAATACTCCGATACATAAAAATGTAATAAATTCTTACTCTGTAAATTCAGCAGATATTGTTTTGCGAGAAATTTTTATCAATTAAACATTTTAGGAAGTGGGTGTTCCCAACCTTCCCGATAACTCCGTTGTAAAAGTTTCGTAGCTTCTGGGTCATTTAAAACGATTTGCTTCTCTTGGTCATAAGATAAGGGTCTTTGAAGTTGTAGTGCCATATTGGCCAATATACAGCTTGCCGTAGAAATATGACCTTCTTGAATATTGGCGACCGGCTTTTCACCTGTTTCGATGGCGGACAAAAAATCTAGCATATGACCTCTTGTAGCAGGTGCGGCATGCAATTCAATATCTTTTTCGGTTAAATCTTCAGGATATTTCTCCCGCTCATAGATGACATCTTTTTGAATTTTTTTTCCATCTCCAACTGGGATAAACTCGTATTGCATAACACTTGCTTTAAGCGTTCCCTTTTCGCCATAAATTTTAAAGGCCCAAGGGTATTCAGGGTCTGGTGGGGTACCCCATGATCTATGTTTCCAAATACACTCTAGCTCCTCAAATTCGAATACCGCATTTTGAGTATCGGTTATATTGGCCTTGGCATCTTTTTGTACATAAATACCGCCTGTTGAACTGATTCGTTTTGGCCAACCCAGGTCGAGCATCCACCGGACGGTATCTAACATATGCACGCACATATCACCTACGATTCCATTACCGTACTCCATAAAAGCCCGCCATCTACGATGTGGCAAGCCGTCAAAGTCACGCATGGGGGCAGGCCCTGTCCACATATCATAGTCGAAAAAATCAGGTATGGGTGCTTCTGGTCGGTTTTTAGTGTCGCGCATGTGATAATAACAGCAAATTTCTACATGTGAAACTTTACCTAAAAGCCCAGCATCTACAATGTTTTTTTTGGCTTCGACAAGGTGCGGAGTACTTTTGCGTTGAGTACCCACCTGTATTTCCTTGTTATACTTTTGTGCGGCCACTATTAAAGCCTCACCCTCAACAACATCAACACTTATGGGTTTCTGAAGGTAGACGTGTGCACCTGCCTTCATGGCCTCAATGCCCTGTAGCGCATGCCAGTGGTCGGGTGAGCCTATAAGAACAATATCCAAGTCTTTTTCGAAAAGCATTTTCTTGTAGTCAGAAAAAGTTTTAGGCTTTTTTCCGGACTTCTGACGTTGACTGACCAGTTCTGCAGCTTCAGCAAGCATTTTCTTATCGACATCACAGAGCGACACTACGTCAACATTGGCGACCTGCATTAAACGGAATAGGTCGCTTTTACCATACCATCCAGTGCCTATAAGCCCTACTCTCAGCGGCTTTTCACGATGCATTAGATCAATTCCGTATGAACCGAATGAAGTTAATGCTATTGCAGCAGATGTTCCTTTTAAAAAATTACGTCGGTTAATGTATATGTTCTTGCTTGGCATTCTAAAAGTAAGTTTAAGTTGATTCTAAAGATATCTAAATCTAATCAAATAGAGGTGACCTAATTAATAGGGATAAAATCTATATATTTAAACTAAAATTATTTCATACCATCATGAAGCTCCACCAATTTTTATTGACCTTATTATTTGTTTTTTCGACCCAACTTACTATTGCAGAGGTAACTTTGCCGAACGTCTTGTCAGACGGAATGGTATTACAACGCAATGAAAACGTAAAGCTTTGGGGCTGGGCAAATACGGGTGAGAAAGTGCAAATTACGACCAGCTGGAATTCAAAAGAATATCAAGTTGAAACGTCTATTGCTGCAAAATGGGAAATTGAAGTTTCCACTCCCGAAGCAGGAGGCCCTTATACCATTACCATTAAAGGTGACGAGAATGAAGTGGTTTTAAAAAATGTTTTGATTGGAGAAGTGTGGGTATGCTCTGGTCAGTCGAATATGCAGTGGAGCGCAACTACTGCAGCGGGTATCGATAATGCAGAGCAAGAAATAAAAACTGCCAATTACCCTAACATTCGATTTTTTACGGTACCCCGTAGAACTTCGGAATATCCTCAAGAAAACCTTCCTGGAAGGTGGGATGAATGTACTCCGGAAACCATGAAAGATTTTAGTGCGGTCGCCTATTTTTTTGCACGAAGGTTGCAAGAAGAGCTTAATATTCCCGTAGGTCTTATTGATAATGCTTGGGGCGGCTCACCAGCCGAAGTATGGGCCACGAAATCTGTTTTTGATGAAAATGATGATTTGAGAGAAGTGGCAAAAGAATTGGAAGACACTCCTTGGAGTCCTGTTACACCGTCATTTCTTTATAACGGCATGGTACATGCTTTGACGCCTTTTAAAATTGCCGGTACAATTTGGTATCAAGGTGAATCGAATGTTAGTCGGCATGCACATTACAAGAAAATGTTTTCAGAGATGGTCGGTTCTTGGCGAAAAGCTTGGGGTTATAATTTTCCATTTTACTATGTACAAATTGCGCCTTATAAATATGACAATCCAGAAGAGGGTGCCCATTTGAGAAATGTTCAGCGAGAAGCATTGGAGGTTATACCAAACTCTGGTATGGTGGTCGTAAGTGATATTGCAACGGTAAATGATATTCACCCGCCTAACAAGCAAGACGTTGGTTTGAGATTGGCCAATTTAGCTTTGAAAAAAACATATAAGAGTTATGAGGATGAGGTGAACGGTCCACTTTTTAAAAAGCATCAAATAGCTGGCAAAAGGGTTGAGGTAACTTTTGACCATGCAGAGGGTTTGATTGTTAGAGGAAAAAAACTCACCCACTTTGAAGTTGCAGGTTCAGATGGAAAGTACCATCCGGCGAAAGCTACTATAAAAAATGACAAGGTGATTGTTTCTTCAAAGAATGTGCCTCAGCCAATTCATGTAAGATTTGCGTTTAGTAATACTGCCGAACCCAATTTGTTTAATGGGGCGGGACTTCCAGCATCCACATTCATCAGTGAATGAATCTGTTTGCCGACGTTGCGGTCGGTAAATATTGTATTTTCGACAGATAAAAATTACTATGCAATTTAATTGTTCTAGACGCCTCATCTTACTTATAATTCTTGTGTTCACTTCATTCTATTCATGTAAAGAGAACCAAGAATCCGAAAAAATCGTGGAGCATAAATTCACTAATGCCTTGGTTGATGAGACGAGTCCCTATTTATTACAGCATGCACATAACCCGGTAAATTGGCGACCATGGAGCCAAAATGCGCTGGATGATGCCAAAAAAGAGGATAAGCTGGTATTGGTCAGTATCGGCTATTCTTCATGCCACTGGTGCCATGTGATGGAAGAGGAGACCTTTGAAGATGAAGAGGTGGCCAAGGTTATGAACGAGAATTTTATAAGCATCAAGGTAGACCGTGAAGAACGCCCTGATGTCGATCAGATTTACATGACGGCTCTTCAATTGATTTCAGGTAATGGGGGTTGGCCTTTAAATGTTATTACTTTACCAAACGGAAAACCTTTATATGGGGGCACGTATCACACCAAAGAGCAGTGGACGCAGGTCTTGACTAAAATTAACGATCTCTACAAGAATGACCCCGATAAAGCAGCCGAATATGCCGATATGGTCGCTGGCGGAATAGCAGAAACAAATCTCATACAACCATCTAGTGATTTTTCCCTTCTTTCCAAAGAAGCATTGAACCATAGTGTGGAAAAATGGAGAGCTAATTGGGATCTCGAAAAAGGCGGGGATTCGGGTTCTCAAAAGTTTATGATTCCGTCTAATCTTAGCTTTTTACTTGATTATGCCGCCCTTTCAGGGGATGAGCAAGCAAAGGCCCATGTAGAAAACTCTTTAGATCAAATGGCCTTGGGGGCATCAATGATCATATAGGAGGAGGATTTTACCGCTATAGTGTAGATTCAGAGTGGAAAGTTCCACACTTTGAAAAAATGCTCTACGACAATGCACAGGCCTTAAGCCTGTATTCTAAGGCTTATACAATTTTCAAGAAGATAGAATATAAAAATGTAGTCTGGAAGACTATCGATTTTTTGAAAAATGAAATGAAAAATGATGGTGGGGGCTATTATGCGGCATTAAATGCCGATAGCGAAGGGGAAGAAGGTAAGTTCTATGTGTGGAAGCAAGAAGAATTAAAAACAATTTTAGGGGATGGTTTTAATTTATTTGGTTCATATTATGACATTGCTGATGACACGGTATGGGAAGATGGAAATCATGTCTTACGTAGAACCATGAGCGACTCAGATTTTATAGCGCAAAATAAAATAACTGGTAATGTATTGAATGCCGCTAAATCTGAATGGAAAAAGAAATTAATGAAAGCCAGAGCAAAAAGAACCCGACCGAGCACTGACGATAAAATCATTACTTCATGGAACGCTTTACTCATCACTGGGCTGGTAGATGCTTATAAGGCATTCGGTCAAAAGTCATTTCTATCGGAAGCCGAAAGTATATTTAAATACTTAGAACAGAATTCGTACCGCAATGAATTTCTTGTTCATACTTATAAACTGAGAAGCCAACAGAAAGAGGGTTTTTTAGAGGATTACTCATTTTTGGCTCAGGCCGCACTTCAGTTGTATACCGCCACCTTTAAAACGGAATATCTTGATTTTGCAAGAAAATTGACCGAGTTGGTAGAAATCAGGTTTGGCGACGAGGCTTCGGGAATGTACCGCTACAACGAAGGTGATGAGCTTATTGCTAAAATTATTAAGACCGATGACGGAGTGCTTCCATCACCAAATGCTGTGATGGCCCATAATTTATTTGAATTAGGGCATATCGACTACAATACGAATTACACCGAAAAATCAAAGAAAATGCTTTCGGCCATGGTTCCGATGATTGAAGAAAGTGCTTCGAGCTATTCAAAATGGAATGCATTGTTACTACAAAATATCTTCCCTTATTTTGAGGTTGCGGTGGTAGGTGATGCCTCAAACTCATTGGTAGCTAGTTTAAACGAAAAACACCTTCCGAATACATTGGTGGTCGGTAGTGCTATTAGTAGTGAACTTCCACTATTTAAAGACCGCTATGTAGAGGGTGATACTTACATTTATGTATGTCAAAACACTACATGCAAACTACCTGTGAGTACCGTACAACAGGCAATTGAGCAGATGGCTGATTTCTAGCCGATACTTTTTTGTTCTATTCTAATACATATTGTGCCAATATGCTATATCACATGTCTCAAACTGTATAAATATCATTTTTAATTTTTAAATTGTGGGCTAATTAAAACTAAACTAACTATGCAGATTAAGGAATCATCTGAAGTATATGATGTTATCATTGTCGGTTCCGGCGCCGGTGGTGGTATGGCAACCAAACAATTAGCTGATGCCGGGTATAATGTAGCGGTAGTCGAAGCCGGTCCGTTTTTCGATCCTGCCGATCCTCAAACAATGACTCAATTAAAATGGCCATATGAATCTCCCCGAAGAGGTGCGGGAACTACTCGTGCTTTTGGAGAGTGGGACCAGTCGTGGGGTGATTGGGAAGTTGATGGTGAGCCTTATACCCATGAAGAAGGAACCACCTTCAAATGGTGGCGTGCAAGAATGCTTGGTGGCCGTACCAACCACTGGGGCCGTATCTCATTACGTTTCGGACCAAAAGATTTTAAAGGAAAAACCCGTGATGGCCATGGTGAAGATTGGCCGATAGGGTATGATGATGTAAAGCCTTATTACGATAAAGTAGATAAGCTTATCGGTGTTTTCGGTACCAATGAAGGCCGAGAGAACGATCCTGATGGTTTTTTTCTTCCTCCCCCAAAACCTCGGTTACACGAACTGTTTTATATCAAGGGAGCAAAGAAGTCCGGAATACCTGTAATACCTGGTCGACTTTCAATGCTTACCAAACGAATCAATAACGAACGTGGCGTATGCTTTTATTGTGGTCAGTGTGGTCGCTCATGTCAGGTCTATGCAGATTTCTCGGCAGGTAGCTGTTTAATTTTTCCAGCACAGAAAAGTGGGGGTAGGGTTAAATTATTCGTAAACTCTATGGTGCGCGAAATAACTACCAATGAAGAAGGAAAAGCTACTGGAGTTTCATACATCAGTAAAGATGATAGAAAAGAATACAAGCTTAAGGGCAAGGTAGTCGTTCTGGCAGCGTCAGCATGTTCTTCGGCACGTATTCTTCTGAACTCGAAAAGTAAGCAACACCCTAACGGTTTGGGTAATAGCAGCGATTTGGTCGGTAAATATCTGCATGACTCTACAGGAAGTAGTGGTGCGGCCTTCGTACCCGATTTAATGAATAGAGATGTGACCTATAATGAAGATGGCGTAGGTGGTATGCACGTTTATTCACCTTGGTGGGGCGACCATAGTAAATTAGATTTTCCACGAGGTTACCATATTGAAGTTTGGGGCGGTATGAGCCAACCAAATTATGGGTTCGGTTTTGATCAAGACAATTTCAATAAATTATTAGGATTGCCAACTGGCGGATATGGTGATAAATTACGTGATGAGGTGAAGAGATACTACGGTGCCATAATCGGTTTCGGTGGTAGAGGTGAAGGTTTGGCAAGAAAAGAGAATTATTGCGAGATAGACGAAACCACTGTTGATGATTATGGTATTCCTGTTTTGAAATTTAACTATAAATGGTCAGATATAGAAGTACGTCAGGCCAAGCATATGCAAGATACATTCGAAGAGATTACGCATAATATGGGCGGAACTTATTTGAACAAACCAGGAAAAGATAGAGACTACGGGCTTCATGCGCCAGGTGAAATTATTCATGAAGTAGGTACGACACGTATGGGCAACGACCCGAAAACTTCTGTAACCAATAAATTCAATCAATTGCACGATGTTGACAACGTTTTTATCGTTGATGCGGGCCCGTTTGTTTCACAAGCGGATAAGAACTGTACTTGGACCATCTTAGCCTTGTCATGGAGGGCGTCTGACTATATTATTGAACAATTGAAACAACAAAACATTTAATGATGGACAGAAGAAAGAGTATACAAACGATGATTCTCGGTGCAGGTGCTTCTGCTCTTGCCTTTCATGGATGTAAGACCGAAGGAGGTGAGACCGCCGCTCCAGAAACCGTAGCGACTACTGATAAAAAATATTATGGTCGAACGCCCCAAGAGGCCGAGCGAGATGCAAAACTGAAAGAGGAACAGCTGTTCAACGAGCATGAAATGGAAACTATTGCAGTGTTGAGCACGGTAATCCTCCCCCCGAAAGAACCACATGGCGGTCCGTTGGAAGCTGATGTGCCAGAATTTATCGAATTTATCGGTAAAGATATGCCTCAAATGCAAAACACCCTTTTGGGCGGCTTAATGTGGCTGGATCATAAATCTAATACCGATTATGAAGTAGAATTCAAGTCGGCCAGCCTTGAGCAGCAGAAAGAGATTCTTGATCAAATCTGTAATCAAGATATGGAGGTCTCCCTAGATGACCAGCCTTTGGAGATTCAGTTCTTTGCATTGATGCGTAATTTGGTCGTGACGGGGTACTATACTTCTAAAGTGGGTATAGCTGATTTAGGCTATAAAGGAAATTCACCCAATGTCTGGGACGGCGTGCCAGATGATGTGCTTAAAAAACACGGAGTCGAATATGATCCCGAGTGGATAGCCAAATGTGTAGACCAGAGCAAACGTAATGAAATTGCAGTATGGGACGAAGAAGGTAATCTTTTGACCTAGAACAAGATTAGATTGAGCACAATTCCAACACCTCTTAATGAATTAGGAGGTGTTGTATTTTAAATACTAATTATCCTTTAAAACAAACACAATATGAAAAAAGTACTTACGATAGCAATGGTTTTGATGTGCACAATTGCTATACAAGCACAAGAAGTGGGCTTACAGTTGTACAGTCTGCGAAACGAGTTTAAAGAAGATGTTCCCGGTACCTTGAAGATTATTAATGGTTGGGGAATTACTAAAATCGAGGGAGGCGGAACATATGGACTCTCTATGGATGAATTTAAAAACCTGCTCAAAGAAAACGACCTTGATGTGGTGAGCGTAGGGGCCGGCTTTGAAGACTTAGAGAACGATGTGCAGAAGGTTATCGATAATGCAAAAGCTTTTGGCGCCAAATACGTGATGTGTGCATGGGTACCCCATGATGACAATAAATGGGATCTAGAAGAAACCCAACATGCCACAAAAGTGTTCAATACATCGGGAAAGGAATTAAAAAAACACGGTATTACCTTGGCGTACCACGCCCATGGTTATGAGTTTAGACCCTATAAAGATGGAACGCTTTTCGATTATATGGCTAAGAATGCCAAGCATTTTACTTTTGAATTAGA
This window harbors:
- a CDS encoding putative dehydrogenase, with product MPSKNIYINRRNFLKGTSAAIALTSFGSYGIDLMHREKPLRVGLIGTGWYGKSDLFRLMQVANVDVVSLCDVDKKMLAEAAELVSQRQKSGKKPKTFSDYKKMLFEKDLDIVLIGSPDHWHALQGIEAMKAGAHVYLQKPISVDVVEGEALIVAAQKYNKEIQVGTQRKSTPHLVEAKKNIVDAGLLGKVSHVEICCYYHMRDTKNRPEAPIPDFFDYDMWTGPAPMRDFDGLPHRRWRAFMEYGNGIVGDMCVHMLDTVRWMLDLGWPKRISSTGGIYVQKDAKANITDTQNAVFEFEELECIWKHRSWGTPPDPEYPWAFKIYGEKGTLKASVMQYEFIPVGDGKKIQKDVIYEREKYPEDLTEKDIELHAAPATRGHMLDFLSAIETGEKPVANIQEGHISTASCILANMALQLQRPLSYDQEKQIVLNDPEATKLLQRSYREGWEHPLPKMFN
- a CDS encoding sugar phosphate isomerase/epimerase → MKKVLTIAMVLMCTIAIQAQEVGLQLYSLRNEFKEDVPGTLKIINGWGITKIEGGGTYGLSMDEFKNLLKENDLDVVSVGAGFEDLENDVQKVIDNAKAFGAKYVMCAWVPHDDNKWDLEETQHATKVFNTSGKELKKHGITLAYHAHGYEFRPYKDGTLFDYMAKNAKHFTFELDVYWAHHGGADPLALMKKYPKKFTLMHLKDMQNGVEGNNTGHEDVETNVVLGQGQVDIAGTVAEAKKLGIEYMFIEDESSRVVEQVPESLEYLKSLE
- a CDS encoding GDPmannose 4,6-dehydratase, producing the protein MKKCLITGITGQDGAYLAEFLLKKGYQVHGLKRRSSLFNTDRIDHLYQDPHVENRNLHLHYGDMTDSTNLIRLIQEIQPDEIYNLAAMSHVAVSFETPEYTANADGIGTLRILDAVRLLGLEKKTRIYQASTSELYGKVQEVPQSETTPFYPRSPYAVAKMYAYWITVNYREAYGMYACNGILFNHESPIRGETFVTRKITRAASKIALGLQDKVYLGNLDAKRDWGHAKDYVRMMWMILQAEEAEDWVIATGKTTTVRDFVKMSFGEAGIEVEFKGEGVDERGYVKACNNPDYQLEIGSEVVSVDPRYFRPTEVDLLIGDPTKANTKLGWIPKYELADLVKDMMQSDLKLMKKDTYLKEGGYRIMNYFE
- a CDS encoding GDP-L-fucose synthase, translating into MDKSSKIYIAGHRGLVGSAILKQLKAQGFSNFVLKTHSELDLVDANAVATFFAKEKPDYVFLAAAKVGGIVANNTYRGDFIYANLMIQNNVVHHSYLNGVKKLLFLGSTCIYPKECPQPMKEDYLLTDTLEYTNEPYAIAKIAGIKLCESYNLQYGTNFISVMPTNLYGPNDNFDLEKSHVLPALIRKMHLGKALENQDWATIRKDLNARPIESVDGSADESAIKTMLGKYGIVAKENGIAVEIWGSGKPMREFLWSEDMAEACVFIMQNRNFDDTYESGQKEIRNTHINIGTGKDVSIKELAEMIKSMVGFEGALQFNADKPDGTMKKLTDVSKLHGLGWKHNIELQDGLNQMYSWYNS
- a CDS encoding choline dehydrogenase-like flavoprotein, with translation MQIKESSEVYDVIIVGSGAGGGMATKQLADAGYNVAVVEAGPFFDPADPQTMTQLKWPYESPRRGAGTTRAFGEWDQSWGDWEVDGEPYTHEEGTTFKWWRARMLGGRTNHWGRISLRFGPKDFKGKTRDGHGEDWPIGYDDVKPYYDKVDKLIGVFGTNEGRENDPDGFFLPPPKPRLHELFYIKGAKKSGIPVIPGRLSMLTKRINNERGVCFYCGQCGRSCQVYADFSAGSCLIFPAQKSGGRVKLFVNSMVREITTNEEGKATGVSYISKDDRKEYKLKGKVVVLAASACSSARILLNSKSKQHPNGLGNSSDLVGKYLHDSTGSSGAAFVPDLMNRDVTYNEDGVGGMHVYSPWWGDHSKLDFPRGYHIEVWGGMSQPNYGFGFDQDNFNKLLGLPTGGYGDKLRDEVKRYYGAIIGFGGRGEGLARKENYCEIDETTVDDYGIPVLKFNYKWSDIEVRQAKHMQDTFEEITHNMGGTYLNKPGKDRDYGLHAPGEIIHEVGTTRMGNDPKTSVTNKFNQLHDVDNVFIVDAGPFVSQADKNCTWTILALSWRASDYIIEQLKQQNI
- a CDS encoding hypothetical protein (manually curated): MQFNCSRRLILLIILVFTSFYSCKENQESEKIVEHKFTNALVDETSPYLLQHAHNPVNWRPWSQNALDDAKKEDKLVLVSIGYSSCHWCHVMEEETFEDEEVAKVMNENFISIKVDREERPDVDQIYMTALQLISGNGGWPLNVITLPNGKPLYGGTYHTKEQWTQVLTKINDLYKNDPDKAAEYADMVAGGIAETNLIQPSSDFSLLSKEALNHSVEKWRANWDLEKGGDSGSQKFMIPSNLSFLLDYAALSGDEQAKAHVENSLDQMALGAINDHIGGGFYRYSVDSEWKVPHFEKMLYDNAQALSLYSKAYTIFKKIEYKNVVWKTIDFLKNEMKNDGGGYYAALNADSEGEEGKFYVWKQEELKTILGDGFNLFGSYYDIADDTVWEDGNHVLRRTMSDSDFIAQNKITGNVLNAAKSEWKKKLMKARAKRTRPSTDDKIITSWNALLITGLVDAYKAFGQKSFLSEAESIFKYLEQNSYRNEFLVHTYKLRSQQKEGFLEDYSFLAQAALQLYTATFKTEYLDFARKLTELVEIRFGDEASGMYRYNEGDELIAKIIKTDDGVLPSPNAVMAHNLFELGHIDYNTNYTEKSKKMLSAMVPMIEESASSYSKWNALLLQNIFPYFEVAVVGDASNSLVASLNEKHLPNTLVVGSAISSELPLFKDRYVEGDTYIYVCQNTTCKLPVSTVQQAIEQMADF
- a CDS encoding gluconate 2-dehydrogenase subunit 3-like protein gives rise to the protein MMDRRKSIQTMILGAGASALAFHGCKTEGGETAAPETVATTDKKYYGRTPQEAERDAKLKEEQLFNEHEMETIAVLSTVILPPKEPHGGPLEADVPEFIEFIGKDMPQMQNTLLGGLMWLDHKSNTDYEVEFKSASLEQQKEILDQICNQDMEVSLDDQPLEIQFFALMRNLVVTGYYTSKVGIADLGYKGNSPNVWDGVPDDVLKKHGVEYDPEWIAKCVDQSKRNEIAVWDEEGNLLT
- a CDS encoding sialate O-acetylesterase — encoded protein: MKLHQFLLTLLFVFSTQLTIAEVTLPNVLSDGMVLQRNENVKLWGWANTGEKVQITTSWNSKEYQVETSIAAKWEIEVSTPEAGGPYTITIKGDENEVVLKNVLIGEVWVCSGQSNMQWSATTAAGIDNAEQEIKTANYPNIRFFTVPRRTSEYPQENLPGRWDECTPETMKDFSAVAYFFARRLQEELNIPVGLIDNAWGGSPAEVWATKSVFDENDDLREVAKELEDTPWSPVTPSFLYNGMVHALTPFKIAGTIWYQGESNVSRHAHYKKMFSEMVGSWRKAWGYNFPFYYVQIAPYKYDNPEEGAHLRNVQREALEVIPNSGMVVVSDIATVNDIHPPNKQDVGLRLANLALKKTYKSYEDEVNGPLFKKHQIAGKRVEVTFDHAEGLIVRGKKLTHFEVAGSDGKYHPAKATIKNDKVIVSSKNVPQPIHVRFAFSNTAEPNLFNGAGLPASTFISE